In Zingiber officinale cultivar Zhangliang chromosome 1A, Zo_v1.1, whole genome shotgun sequence, a genomic segment contains:
- the LOC122000528 gene encoding septum-promoting GTP-binding protein 1-like, translating into MPPINKPLARFEARWNLLFSRLSRAIHKRLFSCSSPNCFDQYQKRKLSHPAKFDTVEDAPNVEVAIESKCSNVEVDQDMLALKISLLGDCGIGKTSFATKYVGEEKENKEVKMEELNLMDKIFTTKGGKIAFRIWDIVGDDQHLDDVPIACKDAVSVLIMFDLTNRQSLNNVVSWYHRARRWNKKAIPILVGTKFDEFVQLPFEMQWTISNQARTYARAMDSPLFFSSASHNINVNKIFKFIVAKLFNLKWTVERNLTIGEPIIDF; encoded by the exons ATGCCTCCCATCAACAAGCCTTTGGCACGGTTTGAGGCCCGATGGAACCTTCTTTTTAGTCGCCTCTCTCGTGCGATCCATAAAAGGCTCTTCTCTTGCTCATCCCCGAATTGCTTTGACCAATACCAAAAAAGGAAACTAAGTCATCCCGCAAAATTTGATACGGTGGAAGATGCCCCCAATGTCGAAGTGGCTATTGAATCAAAGTGCTCGAATGTTGAGGTGGATCAAGATATGTTGGCATTGAAGATTAGCCTCCTTGGAGATTGTGGTATCGGAAAAACAAGCTTTGCG ACCAAGTATgtgggagaggagaaggaaaacAAAGAAGTGAAAATGGAAGAGTTAaatctaatggacaagattttcaCAACAAAGGGAGGGAAGATTGCCTTTAGGATTTGGGATATAGTGG GTGACGATCAACATCTTGATGATGTTCCCATTGCTTGTAAAGATGCCGTATCGGTTCTCATAATGTTCGATCTCACAAATCGACAATCACTCAACaa CGTTGTTTCTTGGTATCACCGAGCCCGTAGATGGAACAAG AAGGCGATCCCCATCTTGGTAGGAACAAAGTTTGATGAGTTTGTTCAGCTTCCATTCGAGATGCAATGGACAATATCGAATCAA GCTAGAACATATGCAAGGGCGATGGATTCACCTTTATTTTTCTCGAGTGCCAGTCACAATATTAACGTGAATAAGATTTTTAAGTTTATCGTCGCGAAATTGTTTAATTTGAAGTGGACAGTGGAGAGAAATCTGACGATCGGAGAGCCTATTattgatttttag